The following proteins come from a genomic window of Paucimonas lemoignei:
- the yaeJ gene encoding peptidyl-tRNA hydrolase domain-containing protein, with product MLIISNNVHLPDAEIELTAIRAQGAGGQNVNKVSSAVHLRFDINASSLPPFYKERLLALRDSRITGDGVIVLKAQQYRTQEQNRADALERLTELIVNAAKVEKKRRPTKPTLGSKTRRLESKTKRGSIKAGRGKVDF from the coding sequence ATGCTCATAATCTCCAACAACGTCCATCTACCCGACGCTGAAATCGAATTGACCGCCATCCGTGCCCAGGGCGCGGGTGGGCAGAACGTCAATAAGGTGTCCAGCGCCGTGCACCTGCGCTTCGACATCAACGCCTCGTCGCTGCCGCCTTTCTATAAAGAGCGGCTGCTGGCGCTGCGTGACAGCCGGATAACCGGCGATGGCGTGATCGTGCTCAAGGCGCAGCAATATCGCACGCAGGAGCAGAATCGTGCGGATGCTTTGGAGCGTCTGACCGAGCTGATCGTGAATGCCGCCAAGGTCGAAAAGAAGCGTCGACCCACCAAGCCAACGCTGGGCTCCAAGACCCGACGCCTGGAATCCAAGACCAAGCGTGGCTCGATCAAGGCCGGGCGCGGCAAGGTGGATTTCTGA
- the yhhS_2 gene encoding major facilitator superfamily transporter, which yields MPETPPNPPQRPMAITLQVVSIVMFTFIGYLNVGIPLAVLPGYVHTDLGFGAVTAGLVISVAYLATLLSRPYAGRIIDNLGPKKAVLIGLAGCGLSGVFMLISSWLQAWPMASLICLLIGRLVLGSAESLVGSGSIGWGIGRVGSANTAKVISWNGIASYGALAIGAPMGVLLVNTLGLWSMGVSIILLALLGLRLGWKKQAAPIVHGERLPFMHVLGKVLPHGMGLALGSIGFGTIATFITLYYASHSWPNAVLCLSLFGASFIGARLLFGNMINRIGGFKVAIACLSVETLGLLLLWLAPSPELALAGAALTGFGFSLVFPALGVEAVNLVPASSRGAAVGAYSLFIDLSLGITGPLAGAVAAGFGFASIFLFAAFASLGGLILSIWLYRHAKAMRQSNSSQSNA from the coding sequence ATGCCCGAAACACCCCCTAATCCGCCACAACGCCCGATGGCCATCACCCTACAAGTGGTTTCCATCGTGATGTTTACCTTCATCGGCTACCTGAACGTCGGTATTCCGCTGGCCGTGCTGCCGGGTTACGTCCACACCGACCTGGGTTTCGGTGCCGTGACAGCGGGGCTGGTGATCAGCGTGGCTTATCTCGCGACCCTGCTCAGCCGTCCCTATGCCGGGCGCATCATCGACAATCTGGGTCCCAAGAAGGCTGTGCTGATCGGGTTGGCCGGTTGTGGCTTGAGCGGCGTGTTCATGCTGATTTCCAGCTGGCTCCAGGCCTGGCCCATGGCGAGCCTGATCTGCCTGCTGATCGGGCGTCTGGTGCTGGGCAGCGCTGAAAGCCTGGTGGGTTCCGGCTCGATTGGCTGGGGCATCGGCCGTGTAGGCTCGGCGAACACTGCGAAAGTCATTTCCTGGAACGGCATCGCCAGCTATGGCGCGCTGGCGATTGGTGCGCCGATGGGCGTGCTGCTGGTCAACACGCTGGGACTGTGGAGCATGGGGGTCAGCATTATCCTGCTCGCGCTACTGGGTTTGCGACTGGGCTGGAAGAAACAGGCAGCCCCTATCGTCCACGGCGAGCGGTTACCGTTCATGCATGTGCTGGGCAAGGTCCTGCCCCACGGCATGGGCCTGGCGCTGGGTTCCATTGGCTTCGGCACCATTGCCACCTTCATCACGCTGTATTACGCCAGCCACAGTTGGCCGAACGCCGTGCTGTGCTTGAGCCTGTTCGGCGCTTCATTCATTGGCGCACGCCTGCTGTTCGGCAACATGATCAACCGCATCGGCGGGTTCAAGGTGGCGATCGCCTGCCTGAGCGTCGAAACACTCGGCCTGTTGCTGTTATGGTTGGCACCCTCGCCAGAGCTGGCGTTGGCGGGTGCAGCGCTGACCGGTTTCGGCTTCTCGCTGGTGTTCCCGGCCTTGGGCGTGGAAGCCGTCAACCTGGTGCCAGCCTCCAGCCGTGGCGCAGCGGTGGGCGCTTATTCGCTGTTCATCGACTTGTCGCTGGGGATCACCGGCCCGTTGGCGGGTGCAGTAGCTGCAGGCTTTGGCTTCGCATCTATTTTCCTGTTCGCCGCCTTTGCGTCATTGGGTGGCCTGATCCTCAGCATCTGGCTCTACCGGCACGCCAAGGCGATGCGCCAGAGCAACTCCAGTCAGAGCAACGCCTGA
- the tyrR_2 gene encoding transcriptional regulator TyrR: MRIKVHCQNRLGITRDILELLVSYGVNVARGEVGGERGDAIYLDCPNLINVQFQALRPRFEQIAGVFSVKRVSLMPSERRHMELDALLGALEFPVLSIDMAGAIVAANRAAAQLLGVRVDEVPGLPLMRYAQELDVPALVRGSQSRINGLRVQIRGDVFLADITPLQPLHDDSEALAGAVLTLHRADRVGERIYQVRKQELRGFDSIFQSSRVMAAVVREARRMAALDAPLLIEGETGTGKELLARACHLASPRGQAPLMAMNCSGLSDSMAEIELFGYGPGAFEGARAEGKLGLLELTAGGTLFLDGVGELSARMQARLLRFLQDGCFRRVGSDEDVFLDVRIICSTQIDLSELCAKGDFRQDLYHRLNVLTLHIPPLRECLDGLGPLVEHFLDQASRQIGSSLPRLAPSAMQRLTHYHWPGNVRQLENVLFQAVSLCEGGTVNAEHIRLPDYGAREALADVSLEGGLEAIIGRFEKSLLQRLYSEHPSSRQLGKRLGVSHTTIANKLKAYGLGAGNKERDQST; the protein is encoded by the coding sequence ATGCGCATTAAAGTCCACTGCCAGAACCGTCTTGGCATCACCCGCGACATTCTCGAGCTGCTGGTCTCCTACGGCGTCAATGTGGCGCGCGGTGAAGTGGGCGGCGAGCGGGGTGATGCGATCTATCTGGACTGCCCGAACCTGATCAACGTGCAGTTCCAGGCTTTGCGGCCGCGTTTTGAACAGATCGCCGGGGTGTTCAGCGTCAAGCGCGTGAGCCTGATGCCCAGCGAGCGACGCCACATGGAGCTGGACGCCTTGCTCGGTGCGCTTGAGTTCCCCGTACTGTCCATCGACATGGCAGGGGCGATCGTGGCGGCCAATCGCGCTGCGGCCCAACTGTTGGGCGTTCGGGTGGATGAAGTGCCCGGTCTGCCGCTGATGCGCTACGCCCAGGAGCTGGATGTGCCAGCGCTGGTGCGCGGCAGCCAGTCGCGGATCAACGGGCTGCGGGTGCAGATTCGTGGCGATGTGTTTCTGGCCGATATCACACCTTTGCAGCCTCTGCATGATGACAGTGAGGCCCTGGCCGGGGCGGTGCTGACCCTGCACCGGGCGGATCGGGTCGGCGAGCGCATTTATCAGGTGCGCAAACAGGAGCTGCGCGGTTTCGACAGTATTTTCCAGAGCTCCAGGGTCATGGCTGCGGTGGTCCGTGAGGCGCGGCGCATGGCCGCGCTGGACGCACCGCTCTTGATCGAAGGTGAAACTGGCACCGGGAAGGAATTACTCGCCCGAGCCTGCCACTTGGCTAGCCCGCGGGGTCAGGCACCCTTGATGGCGATGAACTGCTCGGGGTTGTCCGACTCCATGGCGGAAATCGAGCTGTTCGGCTACGGACCTGGGGCTTTTGAAGGCGCCCGGGCAGAAGGCAAGTTGGGCCTGCTTGAGCTGACTGCAGGCGGCACACTGTTTCTCGATGGCGTGGGCGAGTTGAGCGCGCGGATGCAGGCCAGGCTGTTGCGCTTTTTGCAGGACGGTTGCTTCAGGCGGGTTGGCAGCGACGAGGACGTCTTTCTCGATGTGCGCATCATCTGCTCCACCCAGATTGATTTGTCCGAGCTCTGTGCCAAGGGGGATTTCCGTCAGGATCTCTACCACCGCCTCAATGTCCTGACCCTGCATATCCCGCCGCTGCGCGAATGCCTGGACGGGCTGGGGCCATTGGTCGAGCACTTTTTAGATCAGGCCAGTCGGCAAATCGGCAGTTCGCTGCCCAGGCTTGCACCGTCGGCTATGCAGCGCCTGACGCATTACCATTGGCCGGGCAATGTCAGGCAACTGGAGAACGTGCTGTTTCAGGCGGTATCGCTGTGTGAAGGCGGGACCGTAAACGCCGAGCACATCCGCCTGCCCGACTACGGCGCGCGCGAGGCGCTGGCAGATGTCTCTCTGGAAGGGGGGCTGGAAGCTATTATCGGGCGGTTTGAAAAGTCGTTATTACAACGGCTTTATTCCGAACATCCCAGCAGTCGGCAACTTGGCAAACGTTTAGGTGTATCGCACACCACTATTGCCAATAAGTTAAAAGCTTACGGATTGGGTGCAGGTAATAAGGAGCGTGATCAGTCGACATGA
- the acs gene encoding acetyl-coenzyme A synthetase: protein MSAASLYPVRPEVAANTLTDEATYKAMYQQSVVNPDGFWREQAQRLDWIKPFTSVKQTSFDDHRVDIKWFADGTLNVAYNCLDRHLEERGDSIAIIWEGDDPSESRNITYRELHAEVCKFANALRGQDVHRGDVVTIYMPMIPEAVVAMLACARIGAIHSVVFGGFSPEALAGRIIDCKSKVVITADEGLRGGKKTAMKANVDRALTNPETASVQKVIVCKRTGGEIEWNRHRDIWYHSLLEVASETCAPKEMGAEESLFILYTSGSTGKPKGVLHTTGGYLLYAALTHERVFDYKPGEVYWCTADVGWVTGHSYIVYGPLANGATTLLFEGVPNYPDITRVSKIVDKHKVNILYTAPTAIRAMMAEGTKAVEGADGSSLRLLGSVGEPINPEAWNWYYNTVGKKNCPIVDTWWQTETGGILISPLPGATALKPGSATRPFFGVIPALVDNLGNLIEGAAEGNLVILDSWPGQSRSLYGDHDRFVDTYFKTFRGMYFTGDGARRDEDGYYWITGRVDDVLNVSGHRMGTAEIESAMVAHPKVAEAAVVGVPHDLKGQGIYVYVTLNGGEVPDEALRIELRNWVRKEIGPIASPDVIQWAPGLPKTRSGKIMRRILRKIATGEYDSLGDISTLADPSVVQHLIDTHKTMSVA, encoded by the coding sequence ATGAGTGCAGCTTCCCTGTACCCCGTGCGCCCAGAAGTCGCAGCGAACACGCTGACCGATGAGGCGACCTACAAGGCCATGTACCAGCAGTCAGTGGTCAACCCTGACGGTTTCTGGCGTGAGCAGGCGCAGCGCCTCGACTGGATCAAGCCTTTTACCTCGGTCAAGCAGACTTCTTTCGACGACCATCGGGTCGACATCAAGTGGTTTGCCGATGGCACCCTGAACGTCGCCTATAACTGCCTGGATCGCCACCTGGAAGAACGTGGCGACAGTATCGCCATCATCTGGGAGGGCGATGATCCTTCCGAAAGCCGCAACATCACCTACCGCGAACTGCACGCTGAAGTCTGCAAGTTCGCCAATGCCCTGCGTGGCCAGGATGTGCATCGCGGCGATGTCGTCACTATTTATATGCCGATGATCCCGGAAGCCGTGGTCGCCATGCTGGCCTGTGCGCGGATCGGTGCGATTCACTCGGTGGTGTTTGGTGGGTTCTCACCTGAGGCACTGGCCGGACGCATCATCGACTGCAAATCCAAAGTGGTGATCACCGCTGATGAAGGTCTGCGTGGCGGCAAGAAAACCGCGATGAAAGCCAACGTCGACCGCGCCCTGACCAACCCGGAAACCGCCAGCGTGCAGAAGGTTATCGTCTGCAAGCGCACCGGCGGCGAGATCGAATGGAACCGCCATCGCGACATCTGGTACCACTCGTTGCTGGAAGTGGCTTCCGAGACCTGCGCACCGAAAGAGATGGGCGCCGAAGAGTCGCTGTTCATCCTTTACACCTCCGGCTCCACCGGCAAACCCAAGGGCGTGTTGCACACCACGGGCGGTTATCTGCTGTACGCCGCGCTGACCCATGAGCGAGTGTTCGATTACAAACCGGGCGAGGTTTACTGGTGCACCGCTGACGTGGGCTGGGTCACGGGCCACAGCTATATCGTTTACGGGCCGCTGGCCAATGGCGCGACCACCTTGCTGTTCGAAGGCGTGCCGAACTACCCGGACATCACCCGCGTGTCGAAAATCGTCGACAAGCACAAGGTCAATATCCTCTACACCGCTCCAACCGCGATCCGCGCCATGATGGCTGAAGGCACCAAGGCTGTTGAAGGTGCCGATGGCTCCAGCCTGCGTTTGCTGGGTTCGGTGGGCGAGCCGATCAACCCGGAAGCCTGGAACTGGTACTACAACACCGTCGGCAAGAAGAACTGCCCGATTGTCGATACTTGGTGGCAGACCGAAACCGGCGGCATCCTGATCAGCCCACTGCCAGGGGCAACCGCCTTGAAGCCTGGCTCGGCGACCCGCCCGTTCTTTGGTGTGATCCCTGCGCTGGTGGACAACCTGGGCAACCTGATCGAAGGCGCAGCGGAAGGCAATCTGGTGATTCTCGATTCCTGGCCAGGCCAGTCGCGCTCGCTGTATGGCGACCACGACCGTTTCGTCGACACTTACTTCAAGACCTTCCGTGGCATGTACTTCACTGGTGACGGCGCGCGCCGTGACGAAGACGGTTACTACTGGATCACCGGTCGTGTGGACGACGTGCTCAACGTCTCCGGCCACCGAATGGGCACTGCCGAAATTGAAAGCGCCATGGTTGCCCATCCGAAAGTCGCCGAAGCCGCTGTAGTGGGTGTGCCGCATGATCTGAAAGGGCAGGGTATTTATGTCTACGTGACCCTGAACGGCGGCGAAGTGCCGGATGAGGCGCTGCGTATCGAACTGCGTAACTGGGTGCGTAAAGAGATCGGTCCGATTGCATCACCCGACGTGATCCAGTGGGCGCCGGGCTTGCCGAAAACCCGCTCCGGGAAAATCATGCGCCGCATCCTGCGCAAGATCGCCACCGGTGAGTACGATTCCCTGGGCGACATCTCGACCCTGGCCGACCCGAGCGTGGTGCAACATTTGATCGACACCCACAAGACCATGAGCGTGGCCTGA
- the phhA gene encoding phenylalanine 4-monooxygenase: MSLTQYVAREPDAQGFIDYPDADHQVWNTLITRQMKVVEGRACQEYLDGIEQLALPHERIPQLSEINKVLSVTTGWQVARVPALIPFQKFFELLANRQFPVATFIRTAQELDYLQEPDIFHEIFGHCPLLTNPWFAEFTHTYGKLGLSASKEQRVYLARLYWMTIEFGLVDTAQGRRIYGGGILSSPREAVYSLSSEPEHQAFDPIEAMRTPYRIDILQPLYFVLPDLKQLFDLAQQDIMGMVEQATQLGLHPAKFPPKKPSSHQAA, encoded by the coding sequence ATGAGCCTTACCCAATACGTGGCGCGCGAGCCCGATGCACAGGGGTTCATTGATTACCCGGACGCCGATCACCAGGTGTGGAATACCCTGATCACCCGGCAGATGAAGGTAGTGGAAGGTCGCGCCTGTCAGGAATATCTGGACGGCATCGAGCAGCTTGCCCTGCCACATGAGCGCATCCCGCAACTGTCCGAAATCAACAAGGTGCTGTCTGTGACCACGGGTTGGCAGGTTGCGCGGGTACCGGCGCTGATCCCCTTTCAGAAGTTTTTCGAACTGCTGGCCAACCGGCAGTTTCCCGTGGCGACGTTCATCCGCACCGCGCAAGAGCTGGACTACCTGCAAGAGCCGGACATTTTTCATGAAATCTTCGGCCACTGCCCTTTGCTGACCAACCCCTGGTTCGCGGAATTCACCCACACCTATGGCAAGCTGGGCTTGAGTGCCAGCAAAGAACAGCGGGTGTACCTGGCGCGGCTGTACTGGATGACCATCGAGTTCGGCCTGGTGGATACTGCGCAAGGTCGGCGAATCTATGGCGGGGGCATTCTTTCCTCACCCAGGGAAGCGGTGTACAGCCTGTCCAGCGAGCCGGAACATCAGGCCTTCGACCCTATCGAGGCCATGCGCACGCCTTACCGTATCGATATCCTGCAACCGCTGTATTTTGTCTTGCCCGACTTGAAGCAGCTGTTTGATCTGGCCCAGCAAGACATCATGGGCATGGTCGAGCAGGCCACGCAGCTGGGTCTGCATCCAGCGAAATTCCCTCCTAAAAAACCTTCCAGCCACCAGGCGGCCTGA
- a CDS encoding Type IIA topoisomerase (DNA gyrase/topo II, topoisomerase IV), A subunit: MKVSLLVLALCGFSTLAMAEESGAKVAAQQARVEQYQYGSHPDIAKVISVTNIPNVCEVVPMRMTYEDHQGQRHVMGYQVMGNGCSNG; this comes from the coding sequence ATGAAAGTTTCACTGTTGGTTCTGGCGCTCTGTGGTTTCAGCACATTGGCAATGGCTGAAGAATCCGGAGCGAAAGTTGCAGCCCAACAAGCCCGCGTCGAGCAATACCAATACGGTAGCCATCCCGATATCGCCAAGGTTATCTCGGTCACCAACATTCCCAATGTCTGTGAAGTGGTACCGATGCGCATGACCTACGAAGACCATCAGGGCCAGCGCCACGTGATGGGTTATCAAGTGATGGGTAATGGCTGCAGTAACGGCTGA
- the phhB gene encoding pterin-4-alpha-carbinolamine dehydratase gives MTTLNQAHCEACSANAPQVSEAELPELIKQIPDWNIEVRDSVMQLEKVFLFKNFKFALAFTNAVGQIAEAEGHHPGLLTEWGKVTVTWWSHSIKGLHRNDFIMAARTDEVAKGAEGLK, from the coding sequence ATGACCACTCTCAACCAAGCCCACTGTGAAGCCTGCAGCGCCAACGCCCCACAAGTCAGCGAGGCGGAACTGCCGGAGCTGATCAAACAGATTCCGGACTGGAACATCGAGGTCCGCGACAGCGTGATGCAGCTGGAGAAGGTGTTCCTGTTCAAGAATTTCAAATTCGCCCTGGCGTTCACCAACGCCGTGGGTCAAATCGCTGAAGCCGAAGGCCACCACCCTGGCCTGTTGACCGAATGGGGCAAAGTGACCGTGACCTGGTGGAGTCACTCGATCAAGGGCCTGCATCGCAACGACTTCATCATGGCGGCCAGGACCGATGAGGTGGCCAAAGGCGCAGAAGGCCTGAAGTAG
- the gstB_5 gene encoding glutathione S-transferase, whose product MLKIWGRKNSSNVRKALWIAEELGLPYEALDAGGAFGLVDGPEYRAKNPNGRVPMIEDGDFVLWESNAIVRYLAARHAPDSALYPADAQQRAVADKWMDWTTSTFAGPFRDVFWGVLRTPAEQQDWVKINGAVKTLQSLLVMVDEALAQQPYLSGAEFGMGDIPLGSFIYAWFEMPIERPSMPHLESWYERLKARPAYQAAVMTALT is encoded by the coding sequence ATGCTGAAAATCTGGGGTCGGAAAAATTCTTCCAATGTGCGCAAAGCACTGTGGATCGCCGAGGAATTGGGGTTGCCTTACGAGGCGCTCGATGCAGGCGGGGCGTTTGGGCTGGTCGATGGTCCGGAGTATCGAGCCAAAAATCCCAACGGACGGGTGCCGATGATCGAAGACGGCGATTTCGTGCTCTGGGAGTCCAACGCCATCGTGCGTTACCTGGCGGCACGCCATGCGCCGGACTCCGCCTTGTACCCGGCGGATGCCCAGCAACGCGCCGTGGCGGACAAATGGATGGACTGGACCACCTCGACGTTTGCCGGGCCGTTTCGCGATGTGTTCTGGGGCGTATTGCGCACCCCGGCCGAGCAGCAGGACTGGGTGAAGATCAATGGCGCAGTCAAAACCCTGCAAAGCCTGTTGGTGATGGTCGACGAAGCGTTGGCGCAGCAGCCGTATCTGTCCGGCGCCGAATTCGGCATGGGCGACATCCCGCTGGGCAGCTTTATTTATGCCTGGTTTGAAATGCCGATTGAACGACCGTCCATGCCACACCTCGAAAGCTGGTACGAGCGCCTCAAGGCACGGCCCGCCTATCAGGCCGCAGTCATGACTGCACTGACCTGA
- the argT5 gene encoding lysine-arginine-ornithine-binding periplasmic protein ArgT gives MKKLMLLGALALTVLAQPVFADEKPLKIGIEAAYPPFASKAPDGSIVGFDYDIGNALCAEMKIKCTWVEQEFDGLIPALKVRKIDAILSSMSITDDRKKSVDFTDRYYSTQARLVMKEGTTVSDSLAELKGKKIGVQRGTIHDTFAKKVLEPKGAEIKSYSSQNEIYLDVKAGRLDGTVADATLLQDGFLKTDSGKGYAFVGPAFTDPAYFGDGIGIAVRKGDTANLERLNAAITAIRANGEYKKIQDKYFDFDVYGK, from the coding sequence ATGAAAAAGCTCATGCTTCTAGGCGCTTTGGCCCTGACCGTGCTGGCGCAGCCAGTATTCGCTGATGAAAAACCGCTGAAAATCGGCATCGAAGCCGCGTACCCTCCGTTTGCGTCCAAAGCACCGGACGGCAGCATCGTCGGTTTCGACTACGACATCGGCAACGCCCTCTGTGCCGAAATGAAGATCAAGTGTACCTGGGTCGAGCAAGAGTTCGACGGCCTGATCCCGGCGTTGAAAGTGCGCAAGATCGACGCGATTCTGTCGTCCATGTCCATCACTGACGACCGCAAGAAATCCGTTGATTTCACTGACCGCTATTACAGCACTCAGGCGCGCCTGGTCATGAAGGAAGGCACTACCGTCAGCGACAGCCTTGCCGAACTCAAAGGCAAGAAGATCGGCGTGCAACGCGGGACGATCCACGACACCTTCGCCAAGAAAGTACTTGAGCCTAAAGGTGCCGAGATCAAGTCCTACAGCTCGCAGAACGAAATCTACCTGGACGTCAAAGCGGGTCGTCTGGACGGCACCGTGGCAGACGCCACCCTGTTGCAGGACGGTTTCCTGAAAACCGATTCGGGCAAAGGCTACGCGTTTGTAGGCCCGGCGTTTACTGATCCTGCCTACTTTGGCGATGGCATCGGCATTGCCGTGCGCAAAGGCGATACGGCCAATCTGGAGCGTCTCAACGCTGCCATCACGGCCATCCGCGCCAATGGCGAATACAAGAAGATTCAGGACAAGTACTTCGACTTCGACGTTTACGGCAAGTAA
- the yadH gene encoding ABC transporter permease, with protein MSIPANSELRPNLIALNTIVYREVRRFMRIWPQTLLPPAITMVLYFVIFGNLIGRQIGDMGGFTYMQYIVPGLIMMSVITNSYGNVVSSFFGAKFQRSVEELMVSPVSPHTILIGYVAGGVLRGLMVGVIVTLLSMFFTDLQVHHLGVTVIVVVLTATIFSLLGFINAVFARNFDDISIIPTFVLTPLTYLGGVFYSINLLPPFWQTVSMANPVLHMVNAFRFGILGVSDIRISIAMAFMVVATIVLYLGCARLLVSGRGMRQ; from the coding sequence ATGAGTATCCCGGCCAACTCCGAGCTGCGCCCCAATCTGATTGCCCTGAACACCATCGTCTACCGCGAAGTGCGCCGCTTCATGCGCATCTGGCCACAGACGTTGCTGCCGCCTGCAATCACCATGGTTCTGTATTTCGTGATCTTCGGTAACCTCATCGGCCGTCAGATCGGCGACATGGGCGGCTTCACGTACATGCAATACATCGTGCCGGGCCTGATCATGATGTCGGTGATCACCAACTCGTACGGCAACGTGGTGTCGAGCTTTTTCGGGGCCAAGTTCCAGCGTTCGGTAGAAGAGCTGATGGTTTCCCCGGTTTCGCCGCACACCATCCTGATTGGCTACGTGGCGGGCGGTGTATTGCGCGGGCTGATGGTTGGCGTGATCGTGACCCTGCTGTCGATGTTCTTCACTGATCTGCAAGTTCACCATCTGGGTGTCACGGTGATAGTGGTGGTGCTGACGGCGACGATCTTCTCGCTGCTGGGCTTCATCAACGCCGTATTTGCGCGCAACTTCGACGATATCTCGATCATCCCGACCTTCGTGCTGACGCCGCTGACCTATCTGGGTGGGGTGTTCTATTCGATCAACCTGCTGCCGCCGTTCTGGCAGACCGTGTCGATGGCCAACCCGGTGCTGCACATGGTCAACGCATTCCGTTTCGGCATTCTGGGCGTCTCCGACATCCGCATCAGCATCGCCATGGCGTTCATGGTCGTCGCGACCATCGTCCTGTACCTAGGCTGCGCGCGGTTGCTGGTGAGCGGGCGCGGGATGCGGCAGTAG
- the drrA gene encoding ABC transporter ATP-binding protein yields MSSALSIRQLTKTYGNGFQALSGIDLDVAEGDFFALLGPNGAGKSTTIGIISTLVNKTSGTVNIFGHDLDREPAALKRCIGVVPQEFNFNQFEKAFDIVVTQAGYYGIPLKIAKERAEQYLTQLGLWDKRDVPSRSLSGGMKRRLMIARALIHQPRLLILDEPTAGVDIELRRSMWSFLTELNEQGTTIILTTHYLEEAEQLCRNIGIIDHGVIVENMGMKQLLNKMTVETFLLDLKHEYQVAPQLMGYPSRLIDSHTLEVQVDKTVGITALFGQLAMQNIEVLSLRNKTNRLEELFVSLVEKNLSKVAV; encoded by the coding sequence ATGAGTTCTGCTCTGTCCATCCGGCAGCTAACCAAAACCTACGGCAACGGTTTCCAGGCATTGAGTGGTATCGATCTGGATGTCGCCGAAGGTGACTTCTTCGCCTTGCTCGGCCCCAACGGCGCCGGCAAATCCACCACCATCGGCATCATCTCGACCCTGGTCAACAAGACCAGTGGCACAGTGAATATCTTTGGTCACGACCTGGACCGCGAGCCCGCGGCCCTCAAGCGCTGCATTGGCGTGGTGCCTCAGGAATTCAACTTCAACCAGTTCGAAAAAGCCTTCGACATCGTCGTGACCCAGGCCGGTTACTACGGCATACCGTTGAAGATCGCCAAAGAGCGCGCCGAGCAGTACCTGACTCAGTTGGGCCTGTGGGACAAGCGTGACGTGCCTTCGCGTTCACTTTCCGGTGGCATGAAGCGCCGCCTGATGATCGCCCGCGCGCTGATCCATCAGCCGCGCCTGTTGATTCTCGATGAACCAACGGCCGGTGTGGACATTGAACTGCGGCGCTCAATGTGGAGTTTCCTCACCGAGCTGAACGAGCAGGGCACCACCATCATTCTCACCACTCACTACCTGGAAGAGGCCGAGCAGCTGTGTCGCAACATCGGCATCATCGACCACGGTGTGATTGTCGAGAACATGGGCATGAAGCAGTTGCTCAACAAGATGACAGTCGAGACCTTCCTGCTCGACCTCAAGCACGAATACCAGGTCGCACCGCAGTTGATGGGTTACCCCAGCAGGCTGATCGACAGCCACACCCTGGAAGTCCAGGTCGACAAGACAGTGGGCATTACCGCGTTGTTTGGCCAGTTGGCGATGCAGAACATCGAAGTGCTGAGCCTGCGTAATAAAACCAACCGTCTTGAGGAGTTGTTCGTGTCCCTGGTGGAAAAAAATCTGTCGAAGGTGGCGGTATGA